In Salvelinus sp. IW2-2015 linkage group LG8, ASM291031v2, whole genome shotgun sequence, the sequence GTGGTGCTCTTACAGCATCTCTCTCGGGAGTGACCTGTGTGCCTTTGTCCACAGTCTTGACCCTGGAGGGGTACGGCGGGGCTGGCCGGAGTTCCCCCTTCAGCTCCTTCACTTCTTGGGTCTTGACCGGCCCAGTGCCAGCCTGACCCTGCTTCGCCTTGTAAACGTTCATGTGCAACTGGTTCCCCTGCTTCTCTGCACTCTGGAGGAAATACATTACACCACATGCCACGTTCAGTAATTACGTACAGCATTCTACACACTGGAAGAAAaagttaaaatattttattttttttgctattGAAACCCATGAAAGAACATGTAAGTTTGAATACCTTCACACCCTCCTCATATTCCTCTGAAACACAATCAAAAGAGATCAGAGAATAAATTTGTGTCGGTGAAGATTATGAACTGTGAAGCTTTAATAACATTCACAATTTTAAAAAAGCCTATTAAGTTAACACTTTATTCAATACCTTGGCTATTGATGGAAACCTGGATCAAAGAAAAAKGAGATACAGAAACAGATAGTGTTACACAATATCTTCAGTTTACTGCATTCAGTATACTGAATAATAAACAATTATtaatattggggcggcaggtagtctggTTTGAATCCCGGCGCCGAGGTAATAGTGGACaaaacctcaattacctcgactaaccggtgccccagcacattgactctgtaccggtaccccctgttatgGTACTTGCTTCATTTAACATTCAAACACCCACCtttatatagtctcactattgttaacttactgctgctctttaattatttgttacttttatttcttattcttttataaactgcattgttggttaggggcctgtatgtaagcatttcactgtaaggtctacctgttgtattcggcgcatgtgactaataaaatgcgATTTTATttgacaaggtgaaaaaaaatcCGTTCGCTGTGCACTTGTGCAAggctcttaaccctaattgctccatcGGCGCTGTACAACGCATGGCGAACCTCGTCGTGACCCTACTCTCTGGGGGagttacacttgtgtgtaagaGGATGAATAtaagaacaccccccccccccctgctaatGTATctcttgtgtgttattattactactattgttGTACATCATAAATGTTGGCACTGCATTCGTTGAAATAATACACAGtagtacaaaatacattttaactcaccTCCTCGTTGTCCTCATCAAAATATTTCACTTGAAAATGGCTTATTCCAAATGATGCTTTTATCTGCAGATTCAATTAAAAAAGCATGATGATTGAGGATCAGCATAACAAGACAACATCACATATAATCATAATTTGTGTTGTTAGAAAGATCATTTGCAGACAAATGTAATTCGTGTGGTGTAATGTTGTGCTAGCTAGGCCTGCTAGACAAGGGGCCTCGAAGAATCCAGGCTAGCTAAACTGCKCCAGCGCTACTTACCCAGGCTTCTACCGACTCCCATTCCGACTTGTCCAAATCTGGAGCGACAAATCTCTTTACATTTCCCCTGAAATTCACTTTAATAGTAACAGGGAGCCCCATTGCTGCTTTTTGCGATTAAATATGGACAATCATGGAAGGTAATAGTGGACAAAACGAGCTTTCGCACTCGCCAATCCTCTTGTTTACATCTTCAGCTGCGTTCAGGAAAATACGATGACGCGTTCAGTGCATAGCTAATGCGCATGCGTATTCTTTTGTAGTGTTGTCGCATGTTGAATACGTCATTTTTAAGCTCACAAGTGTGGCTGACGGGAGTGGGAAAACCACACGTTTAGCCCCGAATTAAATGAATTGAGGACAATCGTACTTTTCCCCCATTTGTGGTTAAAGAAGATGAATTCTCTACTCAAGGTGGACAATGAACTCAAAACTAAGGTAAAACGTGATTTATCAACGCCACATGTCACGAGACATCATGGGGgaaagttgctagctagctaatgtaatgCTAACGTGACCTAGCTTGCAATTATATGAATCAGAATGAGGCCAATTGTTTAAGGTAATTTGCTTTATCTTATGGCGCCCGTCATAACGGACAAGGCAAACTGTCTAACAACATGGTGCACCTCCCTGAACAAAAGGGTTGCTGTGCCACATATTTCGGTGCGAGTTAACGGTGTCGAGATACCGGTAACTCAATTCGGCACAATTATTTTAGGCCTAGTCAGTAGAGTAAGCTTACTCTACTGCTTACAGTAGAGTAAGCATGTTGAAATGACGTTGATGAACTGATGACTGGTATCATATGGCAGACAGTAGTCTAGTCTACTCACTTGTTGTATTTAAACAGACTTGCtgattttttaaaaattgtttgCCTGTGATATGACAGTTTGGTTGYTATTTGTTCAGGTCGATGCTTTCAGAGAACGAATTACTGGGGAGGTGAGTTTCCTTTTAGTGTTTTATTCATTGAGGGACAAAAGCCAATATTGTAGCTAACTACCTGTATCTAGATCTGAATGTCATTTTCCAACTCAACTCTTTTGTTTCACAGGCGGAGGAGTTAGTTGCACGTTTTTTCCCAAATAAGTTATTGGAACTCGACCATTTCCTCAAGGTAAACTTATTTATGTCATCAACATGAAATGATTAGTCAAATGTCCTCTGACTTCCCtttatagtgtgtgtatgtgttgttggtCATCCTTTGCAGGATCCTGGCTTAAACATCTGTGAACTGAAGGAAATACACTCAGAAATCAACTTGACTGTGCCAGACCCCATTATACTCTCAAACCTCCACGATGGACTTGAAGCGGTGAGACTTGGAATGGAATTTAACACCCTGTAATTACCAAATGCCATCTGTGATTGCATGTGTTCATTGTAAACAACTTGATATCCTCTTCAAAGCAAAATGCCAAAAAGAGGAAGATGGAAGATGGCTCTGGGGAGGACAAGGGTGAGTAATTCACACACATTTTTACCACATGTGAGTTTTCTggtgtttagttttttttaccacAAGCCTAGTGTATGGGTGCCTGGCTTTGTTTGAAAGTGGGGGTGTAAAAGCTTTGGTATAATGGCTGCTCCCGAGTGGCCCAGCGGTCTaaaacactgcatctcagtgctagaggtggcactacagaccctggttcaatcccggggATTGTTTCCTGAcgtccacgatcatcttctttgttttgttttcattgagtgagaggttgttttcttcacctcctccctgtaggctcgtcattgttggtaatcaggcataCTGTTGTGtaatctgcaaacttgatgattgagttggaggcgtgcgtgggaacaggaggtggctgagcacgcaccattgtggggcccctgtgttgaggatcagcgaagtggaggtgtttcctaccttcaccatctgggggcggacggtcaggaagtccaggactgggttcagacccagggtcccaaacttaatgatgagaatggagggtactatgtggttgaacgctgagctgtagtcaatgaacagcgttcttacataggtattcctcttgtccaggtgggattagggcagtgtgatggcgtctgcatcgtctgtggatctattggggcagtaagcaaatttgaagtgggtctagggtgtcagctaaggtagaggtgatatgatccttgactagtctctcaaagcactttataatgacagaagtgagtgctatggggcgataggcTGTttgtaactgaacaaaatgactatgTGAATGCAGTCATACACACAGGTGTCTTAAGAAAATAATGCGAACTAAATGCTGAAAAGTAGTACCCTAGTTTTTCATGCAAACTAAGATACTAAATAGCAGTTTGTCTTAGATTACCGACACAACTGCGAATATGAACGAACACAATGCCGGCATACATTAAAAACAGTTTCAATACGTGCAGATCCATTTAAAACCATGAAAGCCTACATTATATTGCTATGGTTATCTATTTCTATGATGAAACATACCAATATGTAGCTATACCCAGGAGAGTCATTTGGTTTCTTGCATTGGAATGATATTGATTTCTGCTTATatcacaacaaaacataaaactTAAAATGCAGAgaccattgagtgcttttgacCAAGAAGTGGCAGGATGGTGCGAAATCTGTTTTGCTCTATCAGCACCTTGGACAGCGCGCTACACACTAAGCAAGGCTGTTTTGGCAATGAAAATATAGGCCAGCTAAAGAAGCCATTTTGCCATTGCATAGCCTAGGTGTTTKCTGAAAATGAAGCCACTGGCTATACTACCAAGATTTTGATGTAAAACCAACCAATTAAACTGAACAACATAAAcgcatcatgcaacaatttcaatgattttactgagttacagttcatataaggaaatcgggtcaattgaagtaaattcattaatccctaatatatggatttcacatgactggacaggggcaCAACCATGGTTGGGCCTCGGGAgacatagcccccccccccccccacaagggctgtattacagacagaaatactcctcagtttcatcagctgtccggatggctggtctgacaatcccgcaggggaagaagtcggatgtggaggtcctgggctggtgtagtTACACagggtctgcgattgtgaggccggttggacgtactgactaAAACAAcatgaggcggcttatggtagagaaatgaacattcacttctctggcaacagctctggtggagattcctgtagtcagcatgccaactgcatgctccctcaacttgagacatctgtggcattgtgttgtgacaaaacggtCACAGCACAAgatgcacttgtgtaatgatcatgctgtttaatcagcttcttgatacaatgagaaatgctcaccaacagggacgtaaacacatttgtgcacaacatttgagaaataagctttttgtgcgtttgAAACATTTCAGggaatttttttaaacttcagctaatgaaacatgggaccaacactttacatgttgcgttttatattttagttcagcaTACGTTTGTTTCTTACCTTTTCAGAAGAGTTGCAGTCTTGATGCTCTGTTGAACTTCCTGAGTAATTGATCATTTCATTCTTCCCGAAATCGTCTTGTAAGATCCCCCTCAAATGCCAGTTGGATTAGTTGAGCTTTCGTTGGATGTAGCATGCTTCTTCTGTGCTGACTGAACACATTTGTCAGTGGAAAATAAGTTGTTGCCAGCTGCCTATTATTTAACAAGTGTTGACACCTCAGTTCCCAGTGCACGCCAAACTAGTTTTTCTTTCCAcagtgcagtgcatttcaaatgcTCCCTGTTTGATGCGTGGCTAGTGAATCCTTTGGTTCCATCAATAGCACGCTTCCAGTTAGAATACCCGCCGTGGACCCAATACAGAACTTTTGACATGGGAACCAAAATGACATCTGCAGAAACCCAgtattccttcctctctgttcctatgAACCGGTTGCTATTAAATggacgtttttcaacagaaaacCTGCGGCTAGGTTAAGATTCTAACCTGGTCCGCCTCCTCTGTTCCAAGATTTGTCAGGAACAGTCAGAAGTGGAAGGGGCTGTGGAGCCATTATCCCGGCGGCGGTTGTTGAAGGGTGCGTCGGCTCTTCACACGGAACTAGTCGAAGCTCGGCAGCAGCATCTTCTGCAGGGCTTGCCGGTGGCCTCGGTGGTTTGACTTCTGATATCCACTGTGGCTGGTTAGAGCTAAATAAGCTAATAGCACTAATGACTTTTTACAGCTAGTAAATAAGCTAACTGAACTCCAGTGGTGGGGCGTGAAGCAGCTTAAACTGTAAACTTGACCCTGTCCTTAAATCGTGCAGTTCTCTACTAAGGTGCAACCTTTTGTGGGCTGGTGGAAGGCCACTCAGTCCTACTGCGCTCCAGCGAAGTCAGACATGCCTGTGCTCGTCATGGTTCTAACAGGCAAAGTGAAACCCTACAATCAATTTGCTTGTGGTGAATGCAGCTAAAATGATGTGTAACAATACCATTGGACCAACACCGTCGGATATGAAACAACGATACAAATGTAAGAGCACAACAAAATGGATAAAGAATTGTATTATTGCAGGTGCCTTTTCATTTTAAGCATCAGTGGTACAAACTAGTGCTTTCTAACTGCACTGAACCAACACAGTGTGCGTGGGAGTGAAGCAAAACGTTAgagtggtcaaaaccattcatcttgagGCGATGGGGGGTGGGTGCAAAATGTAATCTGTTTTATTATTATGCCATATCTATTTTAATACCTAGCTCAAAACATGACTAATTATTGAAAATGATAGATTACCCAATGTATCATGATATTTTTCTAGTAAAGTGGGGATGCAGCTGCTCCGTTTGCTCCAATGTTCAAGTCCAGTGGTAAAACCTCTCTTGTTCATCTTCTCTTCCCCTTCTACAGTGGCTGGCACCAAGGTTTTTGTCATGCCCGGTGGGATGATGAAGAGCAATGCCAAGCTGGTGGACCTGATCGAGAAGGTCAAGCCAGAGATCAGGACACTGATAGAGAAATGTAACACGGTGCGTAGCTTTATCCCACACCGTTTCTTCCTTAATCTATTTTGGGCGGGTGCTCGTGTCACTCATTGCTTTTCACCCATGATCGAATATTCAGTCTTTCTTGTTCTTCAGGTCAAAATGTGGGTTCAGTTGCTTATCCCGAGAATAGAAGATGGCAACAACTTTGGAGTTTCAATTCAGGTGCCGTGTTtactttaaatgtattaaaaggtCAAAGGTTATTGCTGTCTGTACCGAAGGTCTCATTGAAGTGTATAGCTACATTGAACCATTACTCAATTGCTTATTTGGCCTCTGCAGGAGGAGACAGTTGCTGAACTCCGAACAGTGGAGGGAGAGGCAGCATCTTACCTCGACCAGATATCCAGGTACTAACCTCAACCCAGTCTTTACTTTGTTTACACTGAGCactctcactgtagtagactgtgtGATCATCTTATTTCCTATCTGCCCATAGATACTACATCACAAGAGCAAAGCTGGTGTCCAAAATAGCAAAATACCCACATGTGGTAAGTGTGATTTGCAAACTGCAGGTCTGGTTGGCAAGCTTCTTCCAGGCAGAAACCTATCTACACCGTGTGTGCATTTACTGAGGGCAAAACGATGGTATGGACATTTGGATATCGTTCCAACCCTAGTATGCATATTTTACCTGCACCTACATCACTATTTACCTTATGTCACTCTGTCGCTAAACAGGAGGACTACCGGCGCACAGTGACGGAGATTGATGAGAAAGAATACATCAGCCTCAAGATCATAGTTTCAGAGCTGAGAAATCAATACGTGAGTCAAATGTCCTGTTATACACAGGAATAGTTTTCCTCGCCATCCATTTCTGCCCGCAAGTTAACACGTTGCGTTCTAATCCTGAACTCTGCTCTGCTACAGGTAACGTTACACGACATGATCTTGAAGAACATTGACAAGATAAAGAAGCCTAGGAGCAGTAACGCTGAGGCGTTGTACTAAGACTGACCCAACCACCCTTCCCCTGCCATGTTGTCAAGTTTTACGGTACCCCCGAGCCTGGGTTTGGGTCGTCTGACAGACTAGAGCTAGACCATCACATCCAGATCAGTACAATCCAGACACCATAGCCCCAGTAGAGACAACCACACGCGTATTTTcgtttttgatttgtaaaatatCGTCATTGTTTTAAAACCCTTTCCAGAATACGTTATGAGATTGCTCGACGAACAGAGAGGTCTAGAAAAAGAAGTGCtatgtatttttaaaaatgtaattaaaaaacattttgtccATGCATCTCCCACTGTCTTTTGTTGAACTTATTTAGACCCAGCTCTGTTTTGGATTTGTCCAAGATAGCGTTGACCATTTTGTTATCTGTCTACTGTTTTATGGAATGTGTTCTATGGCTGCTATAGGAGACAAGTCCCATGTAGGTCACTGAAGAAGTGCTTTTAGCAGCTGTGTGTTCAATTACCCTGGTGGTAATGGCTGACTGACTTTCTGCTGGATATTATGGACTCATAGCAGAACAATTATTTCAGAATATAAGATTGTTTTGATTTTTGTAtttcttaaaatgtatttaaagacatgctctggaactTTGGCAACTACTAAGCTGTGCTGCACCATTTTCCCCACATGGGCCAGCCACCTAGCAATATGAGTTcaagccaatgagcttcagctcctcgccatttgagtgacggCTAGCAAGAGGCGCAAACACAGCAGAGTAAGTGAGAGCAATGACGTGGATATATGTTATGTAGAATGCAATTTTCTGGGACCAATTTTGGTTCATGAGTGCTACGTTCAGAACTACTGGTTAAGTATACAGAAGTATCTCTTTAAACAGGGAAATCCCACTGAAAAAACAAACCCGTTCCTAAGTAAAAGTCAGAGACATTTTAAAGGGTCCTTGTTAGATGAACTACAAGAATGCTGTTAACTCCAGAAAGGTGTTTCTTCAACTCATTTTACTGAATTGAGTGATTTTGCAAGAAGGCATTTGGAATAGTTTCATCATGCTTGATGTTCTTCAGGGGTGAAATGGATCATGCAGTATTAGACATCGTTACACTCATTTCTGCTCA encodes:
- the psme3 gene encoding proteasome activator complex subunit 3 — encoded protein: MNSLLKVDNELKTKVDAFRERITGEAEELVARFFPNKLLELDHFLKDPGLNICELKEIHSEINLTVPDPIILSNLHDGLEAQNAKKRKMEDGSGEDKVAGTKVFVMPGGMMKSNAKLVDLIEKVKPEIRTLIEKCNTVKMWVQLLIPRIEDGNNFGVSIQEETVAELRTVEGEAASYLDQISRYYITRAKLVSKIAKYPHVEDYRRTVTEIDEKEYISLKIIVSELRNQYVTLHDMILKNIDKIKKPRSSNAEALY